One Chthoniobacterales bacterium DNA segment encodes these proteins:
- a CDS encoding TetR/AcrR family transcriptional regulator, translated as MKVKSFPAIGRPRGFDPDVALERAMHVFWRKGYEAASVADLTTAMGINPPSLYAAFGNKQALFRKVIERYTSGPAAYVADALGAPTAREVAERRLRGAVDLACDPTRPWGCMAVQAMVAGGGKENEELRREMANFCRQSQRDLEARFERAKDEGDLPEDADSDALARFVNALAQGVSVQASSGAGREELLRMVDAALASWPAPRKRRVVKKGR; from the coding sequence ATGAAAGTGAAGAGCTTCCCCGCCATCGGCCGCCCGCGCGGCTTCGACCCCGATGTGGCGCTCGAGCGGGCGATGCACGTTTTCTGGCGCAAGGGCTACGAGGCGGCGTCGGTTGCGGACCTGACGACGGCGATGGGCATCAATCCGCCCAGTCTCTACGCGGCCTTCGGCAACAAGCAGGCGCTGTTCCGCAAGGTGATCGAGCGCTACACGAGCGGGCCGGCGGCCTACGTCGCGGACGCCTTGGGCGCGCCGACGGCGCGGGAAGTCGCGGAGCGGCGGCTGCGGGGGGCGGTCGATCTCGCGTGTGATCCGACGCGTCCCTGGGGCTGTATGGCGGTGCAGGCGATGGTGGCCGGAGGCGGCAAGGAGAACGAGGAACTGCGCCGCGAGATGGCGAATTTCTGCCGCCAGTCGCAAAGGGATCTCGAGGCGCGGTTCGAGCGGGCGAAGGACGAGGGCGATTTGCCGGAAGACGCGGACTCCGACGCGCTGGCCCGATTTGTGAACGCGCTGGCGCAGGGGGTTTCCGTGCAGGCCTCCAGCGGCGCGGGCCGGGAGGAACTGCTCCGCATGGTAGACGCCGCGCTGGCCTCGTGGCCGGCGCCGCGAAAGCGCCGGGTCGTGAAGAAGGGCCGCTGA
- the lpxD gene encoding UDP-3-O-(3-hydroxymyristoyl)glucosamine N-acyltransferase produces the protein MTLREIADLVSGHVNPEHAALTVQGPASLVEAGPGDIAFFGNAKYLPALRASQASAVLVPHGFGEEIPAARIWVDNPAAAFATVLAKFAPEPISYPPGIHPTAVVDPSAQVDPSVHVGASVVIEAGARIGAESVIAAQSFIGQNAVLGAGCFLHPRSTVNHGCLLGDRVQLQSGAVIGADGFGYEMKDGRHVKIPQTGIVQIDNDVEIGANTTIDRARFGRTWIQQGTKIDNLVQIAHNVRVGAHTIICSQVGISGSTRIGSYVTLAGQAGIVGHIEIGDKAIVAAQTGLSRNLKAGDIVCGSPAREIQTWKEQAAQVNRLGKLYDRVKKLEDSRKD, from the coding sequence ATGACCCTGCGCGAAATCGCCGACCTCGTGTCCGGCCACGTGAATCCCGAACACGCCGCCCTCACCGTCCAAGGCCCCGCCTCGCTTGTCGAAGCCGGCCCCGGCGACATCGCCTTCTTCGGCAACGCGAAATACCTCCCCGCTCTTCGCGCCTCGCAGGCCTCGGCCGTCCTCGTCCCGCACGGCTTCGGCGAAGAGATCCCCGCCGCTCGCATCTGGGTCGACAATCCAGCCGCCGCGTTCGCCACCGTCCTCGCGAAGTTCGCGCCAGAGCCGATCTCCTACCCGCCCGGCATTCATCCGACCGCGGTGGTCGATCCCTCCGCTCAGGTGGATCCCAGCGTCCACGTCGGCGCCAGCGTCGTGATCGAGGCCGGCGCCAGGATCGGCGCGGAAAGCGTGATCGCGGCGCAATCCTTCATCGGCCAGAACGCCGTCCTCGGCGCAGGTTGCTTCCTGCATCCTCGCTCGACCGTCAACCACGGCTGCCTGCTGGGCGACCGCGTCCAGCTCCAGAGTGGCGCCGTCATCGGTGCCGACGGCTTCGGCTACGAGATGAAGGACGGTCGCCACGTGAAGATCCCACAGACCGGCATTGTCCAGATCGACAACGACGTCGAGATCGGCGCGAACACCACGATCGACCGCGCTCGCTTTGGCCGCACCTGGATCCAACAGGGCACCAAGATCGACAACCTCGTGCAGATCGCGCATAACGTCCGCGTCGGCGCACACACGATCATCTGCTCGCAGGTCGGCATCTCCGGCAGCACCCGCATCGGCAGCTACGTCACCCTCGCCGGACAGGCCGGCATCGTCGGCCACATCGAGATCGGCGACAAAGCCATCGTCGCCGCGCAAACCGGCCTCAGTCGCAACCTCAAGGCCGGCGACATCGTCTGCGGCAGCCCCGCCCGCGAGATCCAGACCTGGAAGGAACAGGCCGCTCAGGTCAACCGCCTCGGCAAGCTCTACGACCGCGTGAAAAAGCTCGAAGACAGTCGAAAGGATTGA